The following coding sequences are from one Myxococcales bacterium window:
- a CDS encoding metallophosphoesterase has product MIHLRQRRAKVIAAVLAVAALAQLPVVWAASTLGVPAWITVTCGALVSLPFMGQLLRSPWDHRPRSRLHKYLVMWPFYTWWTFCLVFTAHAVAALSVAAVTPLPTPTALLVCFPLAGLWTLRALRPRPRVTRMSILIENLPQAFEGFRIVHLSDLHCGPFTPRARVAHWVRRANALKADLAVVTGDLITSGTDHVEDVAMALGGLKAPFGAFGCLGNHDYFGTDGTVGPALEAQGVRVLSNRGVLLRRPGGTLYLAGVDDNWSERDDLGRALRDRPARVPTVLLAHDPALFPPASQAGVDLVLSGHTHGGQFAVPWLVRRFNLARLMTPFSSGLYRLGRTTLFVNHGLGTSGPPIRLGARPELALITLVRARHSTAASFADAAHTDLARQSSA; this is encoded by the coding sequence GTGATTCATCTTCGTCAACGGCGCGCCAAGGTCATCGCCGCCGTCCTCGCGGTGGCCGCCCTGGCTCAACTTCCGGTGGTCTGGGCCGCCAGCACACTGGGGGTGCCGGCCTGGATCACGGTCACGTGCGGAGCCTTGGTGTCGCTGCCGTTCATGGGACAGCTTCTGAGGAGCCCGTGGGACCATCGGCCCCGGTCGCGACTTCACAAATACCTGGTGATGTGGCCCTTCTACACGTGGTGGACGTTCTGCCTCGTGTTCACGGCCCACGCCGTCGCAGCGCTCTCGGTGGCGGCCGTCACGCCCCTTCCGACCCCCACCGCTCTCCTGGTCTGTTTTCCCCTGGCGGGGCTTTGGACCCTGCGCGCGCTGCGCCCTCGTCCGCGCGTGACGCGCATGTCCATACTCATCGAAAACTTGCCCCAGGCCTTCGAGGGATTCCGGATCGTTCACCTGAGCGACCTACACTGCGGCCCCTTCACGCCGCGTGCCCGGGTCGCCCACTGGGTTCGGCGCGCCAATGCCTTGAAGGCCGACCTCGCGGTGGTCACGGGCGATCTCATCACCTCGGGAACGGACCACGTCGAGGACGTGGCGATGGCGCTCGGCGGATTGAAAGCCCCGTTCGGCGCCTTCGGCTGTCTGGGCAACCACGACTATTTCGGCACCGACGGGACAGTCGGTCCGGCCCTCGAAGCTCAGGGCGTACGGGTTCTATCGAACCGCGGCGTTCTCCTGCGACGCCCTGGAGGCACGCTGTACCTGGCCGGTGTCGACGACAACTGGAGTGAGCGCGACGATCTCGGCAGGGCGCTACGCGACAGACCAGCACGCGTGCCCACCGTGTTGTTGGCCCACGATCCGGCGTTGTTTCCGCCCGCGTCGCAGGCGGGCGTCGATCTCGTCCTGTCCGGTCACACCCATGGTGGCCAATTCGCCGTGCCCTGGCTCGTCCGGCGCTTCAACCTCGCGCGCCTCATGACCCCGTTTTCTTCCGGCCTTTACCGCCTGGGCCGAACGACCCTGTTCGTAAACCACGGTTTGGGCACGAGTGGCCCCCCCATTCGCCTGGGCGCACGCCCAGAGCTCGCCCTCATCACCTTGGTGCGCGCCCGTCACAGCACAGCGGCCTCGTTCGCAGACGCGGCCCACACCGATCTGGCTCGACAATCGAGCGCGTAG
- a CDS encoding serine/threonine-protein phosphatase: MTDAQLKIVFVNEGWRRFASDNHGHAVRDGGHDSVLDNFSGSEKARWTVIYTALLEGNIPRYEDTLLCPSPQERRTHTLRIERVVDPETGRTYLVHRSVLVEAWKAEQERGTRTHLRHHCALHAGALDLTGGVEPLHGDGGDLIWFRERKAGGIELVIADVMGHGRPAALVVELLRDALAEQVHEDLALPEVTSRLNHTLCERMPKGLADEPPRPLFVTGLLMRVPAHGQGLQVCNFGHGGLLFSETGLAPLPPGLPLGITQGDGLAWPELTLAFAEHGTRFLAFTDGITEQFDERGEMFGPERLSKVFQARAAQSLDELLAGIQRDLSAFRGRALVKDDCALLAAEVCPSSSSS, translated from the coding sequence GTGACCGACGCGCAGCTGAAGATCGTGTTCGTCAACGAAGGATGGCGGCGCTTCGCGTCCGACAACCACGGGCATGCGGTGCGGGACGGCGGGCACGACAGCGTGCTCGACAACTTCAGCGGCAGCGAAAAGGCGCGCTGGACCGTGATCTATACCGCTTTGCTCGAAGGCAATATCCCTCGTTACGAAGATACGCTTTTGTGTCCCTCACCCCAGGAGCGACGCACACACACTTTACGGATCGAAAGGGTCGTCGACCCCGAGACCGGAAGAACCTACCTCGTTCACCGCAGTGTCCTTGTCGAGGCCTGGAAGGCCGAACAGGAGCGCGGCACACGGACGCACCTCCGTCACCACTGCGCGTTGCACGCGGGCGCCTTGGATCTCACGGGGGGCGTCGAACCCTTGCACGGGGACGGCGGCGACCTCATTTGGTTCCGTGAGCGCAAGGCCGGCGGAATCGAGCTGGTCATTGCCGACGTCATGGGGCACGGCCGTCCGGCCGCCTTGGTGGTGGAGCTGCTCCGCGACGCCCTGGCAGAACAAGTTCACGAGGATCTCGCTCTTCCCGAGGTCACGTCACGTCTCAACCACACGCTCTGCGAGCGCATGCCGAAAGGCCTGGCTGACGAGCCCCCTCGGCCTCTTTTCGTCACCGGTTTGCTCATGCGGGTGCCGGCTCACGGCCAAGGCCTGCAGGTGTGCAACTTCGGGCACGGAGGTCTGCTGTTCTCGGAAACAGGACTCGCGCCACTCCCGCCGGGGCTGCCGCTGGGCATCACCCAAGGCGATGGGCTCGCGTGGCCCGAGCTCACACTGGCTTTCGCGGAGCACGGGACACGTTTTTTGGCCTTCACGGATGGAATCACGGAGCAGTTCGACGAGCGCGGTGAGATGTTCGGTCCCGAGCGGCTCTCGAAGGTCTTCCAAGCTCGGGCGGCACAGTCCCTCGACGAGCTTCTCGCAGGCATTCAACGCGACCTCAGCGCGTTTCGTGGGCGCGCGCTCGTCAAGGACGACTGCGCGCTGCTCGCCGCTGAGGTGTGTCCCTCATCCTCTTCTTCTTGA
- a CDS encoding saccharopine dehydrogenase NADP-binding domain-containing protein, producing the protein MILLYGAYGYTGALVARRAAATGVPLVLAGRNLAPLEVLAAELGYEARAFAVGDDPQAVRAALAGIRVVLNCAGPFSSTAVPLANHCLQAGVHYLDITGEIQVFEDLLRLDAPARSAGCTLLPGAGFDVVPSDCLARYVAGRLPGAHRLVLAFETSSRASRGTALTALGTSGAGWVRRDGALAKVPLAHRTIRVELGRGLRTAVGIPWGDVATAFYSTAIPNIETFVVLPFGARLALPAVRALALAPVRTFVAKRVRAARPGPSARQRARGWARLWAEASAPDGRRVCARLETPEPYEFTSWTALALALRAHEGALPPGFQTPSSAQGADYVLSFPDVRREDVPA; encoded by the coding sequence GTGATCCTGCTGTATGGTGCGTACGGATATACGGGGGCATTGGTGGCACGCCGGGCCGCCGCAACTGGGGTGCCTCTCGTCCTGGCGGGCCGCAACCTGGCGCCGCTCGAGGTCCTCGCGGCAGAGCTGGGCTACGAGGCGAGAGCCTTTGCCGTTGGTGATGACCCGCAGGCCGTCCGGGCCGCCCTCGCGGGGATCCGCGTGGTCCTGAATTGCGCGGGGCCCTTTTCGTCGACGGCCGTTCCCCTCGCGAACCACTGTCTGCAGGCAGGGGTTCACTACCTGGATATCACCGGGGAAATCCAGGTGTTCGAGGACTTGTTGCGCCTCGACGCGCCCGCCAGGTCCGCGGGGTGCACCCTGCTGCCCGGCGCTGGTTTCGACGTGGTCCCCTCCGACTGCCTGGCCCGCTACGTGGCGGGGCGCTTGCCCGGGGCCCACCGCCTCGTTTTGGCGTTCGAGACCTCGTCGCGGGCCTCACGGGGCACCGCGCTCACGGCCCTCGGCACCTCGGGGGCTGGCTGGGTGCGACGAGACGGTGCCCTGGCGAAGGTGCCGCTCGCACATCGGACGATCCGGGTAGAGCTCGGCCGGGGCCTGCGCACCGCCGTGGGCATTCCCTGGGGCGATGTGGCGACTGCCTTTTACAGCACGGCGATCCCGAACATCGAGACCTTCGTCGTGCTGCCTTTCGGCGCGCGCTTGGCGCTGCCTGCCGTACGCGCGCTCGCGCTTGCGCCGGTGCGGACCTTCGTGGCGAAGCGTGTGCGCGCCGCGCGCCCTGGACCGTCGGCCCGCCAACGGGCGCGAGGCTGGGCGCGTTTGTGGGCTGAAGCCAGCGCGCCTGACGGCCGCCGGGTATGCGCGCGCCTCGAGACCCCAGAGCCCTACGAATTTACGAGCTGGACCGCGTTGGCGCTCGCGTTGCGCGCCCACGAAGGGGCCTTGCCCCCGGGATTTCAGACGCCGTCGAGCGCGCAAGGAGCCGATTACGTCTTGTCGTTCCCGGATGTGCGGCGCGAAGACGTGCCCGCCTGA
- a CDS encoding MYG1 family protein: MLDHIVTHPGGAHKDDFLAVCVLAAKSGAPIQRREPSEDDLQNPRVAVVDIGGSHDPARMNFDHHHFPREHEPTSSISLVLAHLGLYGDARLFCPWLEPAEWFDSRGPTRTAEWLGVGRDVVAKLNSPIDVTLLRRFAASKQLAPGEPLYEVMRFIGEDLLTYLETIRSQLAFTAKHASRWQLETGGAPIEVVFLPRTEAETEEPSSAVAAFIRAQGWHPHIAATVYPDRRGPGYGISRYEDHPHLDFSRVQNEPDVHFAHKTGFMCKTSAIDPERLKDLIRQAWNAP, encoded by the coding sequence ATGCTCGACCACATCGTCACGCACCCCGGAGGGGCCCACAAAGACGACTTCCTTGCCGTATGCGTGCTGGCAGCGAAGTCCGGAGCCCCCATCCAGCGCCGGGAGCCCTCTGAAGACGACCTCCAGAATCCCAGGGTGGCGGTGGTGGACATCGGAGGGTCCCACGATCCGGCGCGCATGAACTTCGACCATCACCACTTCCCTCGCGAGCACGAGCCCACCTCGTCCATCAGCTTGGTGCTGGCGCATCTCGGACTCTACGGGGACGCCCGGCTCTTCTGCCCCTGGCTCGAGCCCGCCGAGTGGTTCGACTCACGGGGGCCCACCCGCACCGCCGAGTGGCTGGGCGTCGGGCGAGACGTGGTGGCGAAGCTGAACTCTCCCATCGACGTGACGTTGCTGCGCCGCTTCGCTGCCAGCAAGCAGCTGGCCCCCGGCGAACCGCTCTACGAGGTGATGCGCTTCATCGGCGAGGACCTCTTGACGTATCTCGAGACGATTCGGTCTCAGCTTGCGTTCACGGCAAAGCATGCCTCACGGTGGCAGCTCGAAACCGGCGGTGCGCCGATCGAGGTGGTCTTTTTGCCCCGCACCGAGGCCGAGACGGAAGAGCCCTCGAGCGCCGTTGCGGCCTTCATCCGCGCGCAAGGCTGGCACCCGCACATCGCGGCCACGGTGTATCCCGATCGGCGTGGTCCCGGCTACGGCATCTCCCGCTACGAAGACCACCCGCACCTCGATTTTTCGCGCGTGCAAAACGAACCCGACGTTCATTTCGCGCACAAAACGGGGTTCATGTGCAAAACGTCCGCGATCGATCCCGAACGCTTGAAGGACCTGATTCGTCAGGCCTGGAACGCGCCCTGA